Below is a genomic region from Brassica rapa cultivar Chiifu-401-42 chromosome A08, CAAS_Brap_v3.01, whole genome shotgun sequence.
TGATTGGATGCTTTCTTCGCCACTTATATATACTGACCACTTTACGTGCGTTTCTCAGTATTCATTTTCAGTAAAGACTGTAAGAGGAAAATGTATGCGCTTCTGTGGTGTTGGAGTTTCACAGGACTCTTTCTCTTGAGCATTCTTGCAAATGGGGTTATGGGTTATGATGAAATGGACTTGTTCAATGGAACATATGTGTTTCACAaacaagatgatgatgatggagatGTTCTGGTAGTAGGACTCACTCTGGTCCAAGCCGCAACTGCTGAAGGAGCGGGTAAATCTATTTTTCCATTTAGTTTCAGATCTAGACTTCGAATGTTTCAAATTCCAAATATTTCCTTtctctgagaaaaaaaaatcaaaggtttttgtattttcaaAAGCTTAAAACATTTTcaggttttgagaaaataattttacaGCAAACGTTGGGTTCaacttaagaaaaaaagtatagAATGTAAAAGCAAACACACACAACCAAACAATGGAGATCATATTTTTTCATCGCTATTAGTTTATTACAGTGATCTTAACTGAAACTAACATTTTCATGACTCAACAAGGATACTTTCTTGTGGCAGTGTGTCTTGACGGGTCAATGCCTGGATATCATTTGTATCGTGGGTATGGTTCAGGAGCTAACAACTGGATCATTCAGTTGCAGGTTCGTACATAAGATGTAGTTTTTatgtatatacacatatatCTTGTGGGTAATATATCCTATTCTAGTGGTTTCGGAGTTAGTTTCATTGTGTCCCTGGTTCGATTCCTGCTGTAAAGATGTTTTACACTATGTCATTAGGTATTAGCAACGGCTGGTCTCAAGTCTAAGAAGAGATTAGGGCACGGTCCGAACTCTTATAGTTaatccaaaaaaatatcatttttctaagattcattttcaataatttttcacaaTATCATAACTAGAAccagtataatatttttattctctTGTTCTTGTCATGTGATCCGGATTAGTAGCTCGAGATCCTTACTCAAGTCTTTTCTAATTACATAATTGAATAGACTCTACTCACTACCTATCTATTCTGATCATGCATTTTTAGGGATATACCAAAAATCTTAAGATAAATCGATCATcagtttctttaaaaaaaaatcaatatatagtGTGTGTAACTAAAATACAACTGTTTCTATAAATTGTAGTTGTGGAAACTAAAATCTTAAGAGGAAGCCAGATGAGTGCAACTTATGAGTTTGATTGACATGTCTGAATGAATATTGCATTAGTGTAAAAGAGCTTTTGCAGAATAATTAATTAGTCGAAAAATAACATTTGAACTGAATAGAGTTTTTTCAAAACTATTAAGAAACGttcaaaaattttgtttttagcaGACCAACTATGTCTTTTAGTTATATTTCTAATACGCCCAAACACAAAGTGTAGAATCAGTTTTGGTGAAAACTTAACATTCTGGCTGAACGGGACAAAAGAGTCGAATCACGTGAATGACAGTGATATTCATCACCTACGTAAAGTTTCATGAACATATATGAACAGTACACATAAACTTCAAATTAATatcatcttattatatatatgtattccaCACTCCGAGTGGGCTATTAGGCATACTAATCGTCAAAGccaatttttaacttttttttaaagggTGGTGCGTGGTGTGACAGCATAGAAGATTGTCAGAACCGTAAAAGGAGTAGTTATGGATCGTCTACTTTAATGGAGAAACAGTTAAATTTTACAGGACTACTAAGCAATAAAGCCGCTGAAAATCCAGGTTTTAATCCCAAGATCccttattaaaaagtaaaaacaaaaatgtaatgtggTGGAACTGTTATtgaatgattcttttttttttcttgctaaCCAATGTTGCGCAGACTTTTACAACTGGAATAAAGTAAAAGTACGGTATTGTGATGGCGCATCCTTCAGCGGTGATAGCGAAAACAAGGTTAGCTAACAACATAAAACAAGATTGTTTATGCATTATCAttacattttcataaatatttaacttGAGATTAATATGTTGTTTACAATTAGACGGCACAACTTCAGTTTAGAGGAAAGCGTATATTTTTAGCCGTCATGGAAGATTTGATGGCAAAGGGAATGTGTCATGCGAAGCAGGTACGTACTTAGATTCCATATCTTGCCTCTCGTTTCAACATTTCTTGAACCCGAAGTTATAAGATGGTAATAAATGTAATAATATAACCTTTAAGGCTTTGCTCAACGGATGTTCGTCTGGGGGTCTTTCAGCGATTCTACGCTGCGATGATTTCAGTAGTCTGTTTCCTTCTACCACCAAAGTAAAATGTATGAGCGATGCTGGCTTCTTCCTCGATGCgtgagtagttttttttttgtttttttttttcaaatttaatatagtatatattaccCGATTTTGTGTCTTGTTTTGTAAATGAAGGGTTGATATATCTGGAGCTCATTCTATAAGGCGTATGTATTCTGGTGTCGTAAACACCCAGGTACGAGTGCAAGTGTACAACGTTATATAAAGTCTTGATGATAGAGATGGTTGCAAGCTAagcaaaaatatgtttttaaacttttaGGGTTTACAAAACACGCTTCCTCGTACGTGCACAAGCCATCTTGATCCAACTTCGGTATTGATATCACGTTACTCTTGAGCTGCTTTCTTGTGTATAGTTCCTGGTGTACTTAACTTGGTTTCAATATTTCATAGTGCCTTTTCCCTCAAAACATAATCAACCAAGTCAAGACACCGCTGTTTATTCTCAACTCGGCATTTGATTCGTGGCAGGTTATACTTATTGTTCCATCTCTGCTTTCATTATCTCGTTTACTATATGAATCATGGGGTTTGCCTTGTCTTTGACTTTTTGTTGAATCTGATGAAATAGCATTAAAAGAGAATAACAAAACTCGAGCAAATCGCCACTTGTAGGGTTTTCCTTAATTAAgcatatgaataaaataaattagtacATTCATaggatattttttataagtcaACCGATAAAGATATTCTTATATCATACTTCTTGATTTATAAGCCCCAACCACTGACCCGTGACATTCATCTACTCACTCGATATGATCAAGTAGAGCTCCCTAGCATTAGTTCTTGATTCTAAGTTAAACCAGAAGCTATCTTGTTTTTTATATGCAGATTGAGAATAGTATAGCTCCACCATCTGCTGATCCGAGTAGCAGTTGGCATAACTGCAGCTCCAGCTTCAAGTGC
It encodes:
- the LOC103836327 gene encoding pectin acetylesterase 1-like, with protein sequence MYALLWCWSFTGLFLLSILANGVMGYDEMDLFNGTYVFHKQDDDDGDVLVVGLTLVQAATAEGAVCLDGSMPGYHLYRGYGSGANNWIIQLQGGAWCDSIEDCQNRKRSSYGSSTLMEKQLNFTGLLSNKAAENPDFYNWNKVKVRYCDGASFSGDSENKTAQLQFRGKRIFLAVMEDLMAKGMCHAKQALLNGCSSGGLSAILRCDDFSSLFPSTTKVKCMSDAGFFLDAVDISGAHSIRRMYSGVVNTQGLQNTLPRTCTSHLDPTSCLFPQNIINQVKTPLFILNSAFDSWQIENSIAPPSADPSSSWHNCSSSFKCNASQMQFLEGFKMSMLDALKTFSMSSKNGMYISSRWAHCLAERKDTWSPGNSQPGEDTGMAVAVGDWYFERAKK